The following proteins are encoded in a genomic region of Glycine soja cultivar W05 chromosome 17, ASM419377v2, whole genome shotgun sequence:
- the LOC114393981 gene encoding putative E3 ubiquitin-protein ligase RF298 isoform X2, protein MSPSVSSQEKGSRNKRKFRADPPLGEPNKFIPAPQLECLSYEFSAEKFEITPGHRQVAACDLCGLSQDHSDGLKLGLGLYSPGTSEVGPSQSKDKPETDEINDADWSDLTEAQLEELVLTNLDIILKSAIKKIVACGYTEEVATKAILRPGICYGCKDTLSNIVDNTLAFLRNAQEIDTLREHYFEDLVQLEKYVLAELVCVLQEVRPFFSVGDAMWCLLICDMNVSHACAMDCNPLSSLGNDNTTSAGSSSQAEPQSKAETKCPELSLLSPSKSIPAGSHYSQSKKPFVTGIPVVNNLNSQIIGGTSEKEGASCGSECINKAFSAAGTSQSGLMEEKRGTVRKVHSGSTMRDYVLRHKSFHVEKKFRTYELKGSSRGGKVNGLSGLVLDKKLKSVSESSTINLKSASLQISKAMGIDTTQDNINVNFSSNAGTSTSTAFSPVDSSNAVCRSTNTSFAINAAHTIPLFSCPASLSATNTDLSLSLSSKIKPSTESVCSNNEAPNSSYMGIPYNNIKSPRQWIPQDGKDEMLLKLFPRVQELQNQLQEWTEWANQKVMQAACRLSKEKAELQTLRQEKEEVERLKKEKQSLEENTLKKLSEMENALCKVSGQVERANAAVRKLEVEKAALRKEMEAAKIHATETAASCQEVSRREKKAQIKFQSWEKQKSFFKEELTIEKQKLAQLLHELEQARVQQEQVEGKYHRVDGSRKQRQRKNLSCRPVL, encoded by the exons ATGTCTCCTTCAGTTTCTTCTCAAGAAAAAGGAAGTAGGAATAAGCGAAAATTCAGAGCTGATCCACCTCTAGGGGAGCCAAATAAGTTTATTCCTGCACCTCAACTCGAGTGCCTCAGTTATGAATTCTCTGCTGAGAAGTTTGAAATAACCCCAGGTCACAGGCAAGTCGCTGCTTGTGACCTGTGTGGTCTTAGCCAAGATCATTCTGATGGACTGAAACTTGGCCTTGGATTGTATAGTCCTGGAACATCTGAGGTCGGGCCTAGTCAATCTAAGGACAAACCTGAGACAGATGAAATTAACGATGCAGATTGGAGCGATCTCACAGAAGCCCAGCTGGAAGAACTTGTCCTGACTAACTTGGACATCATTCTCAAGAgtgcaattaaaaaaattgtagcaTGTGGCTACACTGAAGAAGTTGCCACTAAGGCCATTTTAAGACCTGGCATCTGTTATGGATGTAAAGATACTTTGTCTAATATTGTTGATAATACTTTAGCATTTCTTAGAAATGCCCAAGAGATTGATACATTACGAGAGCACTATTTTGAAGATCTAGTGCAGCTTGAGAAGTATGTCTTGGCTGAATTAGTTTGTGTTCTTCAGGAGGTTAGGCCATTCTTCAGTGTTGGGGAtgcaatgtggtgtttgttAATTTGTGACATGAATGTGTCACATGCTTGTGCAATGGACTGTAACCCATTAAGTAGTTTAGGTAATGATAATACTACTAGTGCTGGTTCTTCTAGCCAAGCAGAACCACAATCAAAAGCAGAAACCAAATGTCCTGAACTGAGTCTTCTAAGTCCCAGTAAATCAATTCCTGCAGGTTCTCATTATTCTCAATCAAAGAAACCCTTTGTGACTGGAATTCCTGTTGTGAACAACTTGAATTCTCAAATTATTGGTGGAACCTCAGAGAAGGAGGGCGCCAGTTGTGGATCTGAGTGCATTAATAAAGCATTCAGTGCTGCAGGAACATCTCAATCTGGCCTGATGGAAGAAAAGCGTGGAACAGTTAGAAAGGTTCATTCTGGTAGCACCATGAGAGACTACGTTCTTCGACACAAGTCATTTCacgtagaaaaaaaatttcgtACTTATGAATTAAAAGGATCTTCAAGAGGAGGAAAGGTTAATGGCCTGAGTGGTTTAGTCTTGGATAAAAAACTTAAATCTGTGTCAGAATCTTCTACCATAAACTTAAAGAGTGCATCCTTACAGATAAGTAAGGCAATGGGCATTGATACTACTCAAGACAATATTAATGTTAACTTCTCCAGTAATGCTGGGACTTCTACCTCCACTGCATTTAGCCCGGTGGATTCTTCTAATGCTGTTTGTAGATCAACCAATACTTCATTTGCAATAAATGCAGCACATACTATACCTTTATTCAGTTGTCCAGCTTCATTATCAGCTACCAATACAGAtctttctctctcattgtcttcaAAAATCAAGCCTTCTACGGAATCTGTCTGCAGTAATAATGAAGCACCTAATAGTAGTTATATGGGAATACcgtataataatattaagtcCCCAAGGCAGTGGATACCACAGGATGGAAAGGATGAGATGCTTTTAAAACTGTTTCCAAGGGTTCAGGAGCTGCAAAATCAGCTTCAAGAATGGACAGAGTGGGCCAATCAGAAGGTTATGCAAGCTGCTTGTCGTCTGAGTAAGGAAAAGGCTGAGCTTCAGACACTAAGGCAAGAGAAAGAGGAAGTTGAACGTCTAAAAAAAGAGAAGCAATCTCTAGAGGAAAATACCTTGAAGAAGCTTTCTGAGATGGAAAATGCCCTGTGTAAAGTTAGTGGGCAGGTAGAGCGAGCTAATGCCGCTGTCCGGAAGCTCGAAGTGGAGAAGGCTGCATTGAGGAAAGAGATGGAGGCTGCTAAGATACATGCCACAGAAACCGCTGCAAGCTGTCAAGAGGTCTCAAGGAGGGAAAAGAAGGCACAAATAAAGTTTCAGTCATGGGAAAAGCAGAAATCCTTCTTTAAGGAAGAGCTAacgattgaaaaacaaaaattggcTCAGCTGCTGCATGAATTAGAACAAGCTAGAGTGCAACAGGAGCAAGTTGAG GGAAAATATCACAGGGTAGATGGCAGCAGGAAGCAAAGGCAAAGGAAGAACTTATCCTGCAGGCCAGTTCTATAA
- the LOC114393981 gene encoding putative E3 ubiquitin-protein ligase RF298 isoform X1, protein MSPSVSSQEKGSRNKRKFRADPPLGEPNKFIPAPQLECLSYEFSAEKFEITPGHRQVAACDLCGLSQDHSDGLKLGLGLYSPGTSEVGPSQSKDKPETDEINDADWSDLTEAQLEELVLTNLDIILKSAIKKIVACGYTEEVATKAILRPGICYGCKDTLSNIVDNTLAFLRNAQEIDTLREHYFEDLVQLEKYVLAELVCVLQEVRPFFSVGDAMWCLLICDMNVSHACAMDCNPLSSLGNDNTTSAGSSSQAEPQSKAETKCPELSLLSPSKSIPAGSHYSQSKKPFVTGIPVVNNLNSQIIGGTSEKEGASCGSECINKAFSAAGTSQSGLMEEKRGTVRKVHSGSTMRDYVLRHKSFHVEKKFRTYELKGSSRGGKVNGLSGLVLDKKLKSVSESSTINLKSASLQISKAMGIDTTQDNINVNFSSNAGTSTSTAFSPVDSSNAVCRSTNTSFAINAAHTIPLFSCPASLSATNTDLSLSLSSKIKPSTESVCSNNEAPNSSYMGIPYNNIKSPRQWIPQDGKDEMLLKLFPRVQELQNQLQEWTEWANQKVMQAACRLSKEKAELQTLRQEKEEVERLKKEKQSLEENTLKKLSEMENALCKVSGQVERANAAVRKLEVEKAALRKEMEAAKIHATETAASCQEVSRREKKAQIKFQSWEKQKSFFKEELTIEKQKLAQLLHELEQARVQQEQVEGRWQQEAKAKEELILQASSIRKEREQIEESGKSKEDAIKLKAERNLQSYRDDIQKLEKEISQLRLKTDSSKIATLRMGIDGCYARKFLDIKNGTAQKEPWASFISELVIDHSATGSVKRERECVMCLSEEMSVVFLPCAHQVVCTPCNELHEKQGMQDCPSCRSPIQQRIAVRFPRY, encoded by the exons ATGTCTCCTTCAGTTTCTTCTCAAGAAAAAGGAAGTAGGAATAAGCGAAAATTCAGAGCTGATCCACCTCTAGGGGAGCCAAATAAGTTTATTCCTGCACCTCAACTCGAGTGCCTCAGTTATGAATTCTCTGCTGAGAAGTTTGAAATAACCCCAGGTCACAGGCAAGTCGCTGCTTGTGACCTGTGTGGTCTTAGCCAAGATCATTCTGATGGACTGAAACTTGGCCTTGGATTGTATAGTCCTGGAACATCTGAGGTCGGGCCTAGTCAATCTAAGGACAAACCTGAGACAGATGAAATTAACGATGCAGATTGGAGCGATCTCACAGAAGCCCAGCTGGAAGAACTTGTCCTGACTAACTTGGACATCATTCTCAAGAgtgcaattaaaaaaattgtagcaTGTGGCTACACTGAAGAAGTTGCCACTAAGGCCATTTTAAGACCTGGCATCTGTTATGGATGTAAAGATACTTTGTCTAATATTGTTGATAATACTTTAGCATTTCTTAGAAATGCCCAAGAGATTGATACATTACGAGAGCACTATTTTGAAGATCTAGTGCAGCTTGAGAAGTATGTCTTGGCTGAATTAGTTTGTGTTCTTCAGGAGGTTAGGCCATTCTTCAGTGTTGGGGAtgcaatgtggtgtttgttAATTTGTGACATGAATGTGTCACATGCTTGTGCAATGGACTGTAACCCATTAAGTAGTTTAGGTAATGATAATACTACTAGTGCTGGTTCTTCTAGCCAAGCAGAACCACAATCAAAAGCAGAAACCAAATGTCCTGAACTGAGTCTTCTAAGTCCCAGTAAATCAATTCCTGCAGGTTCTCATTATTCTCAATCAAAGAAACCCTTTGTGACTGGAATTCCTGTTGTGAACAACTTGAATTCTCAAATTATTGGTGGAACCTCAGAGAAGGAGGGCGCCAGTTGTGGATCTGAGTGCATTAATAAAGCATTCAGTGCTGCAGGAACATCTCAATCTGGCCTGATGGAAGAAAAGCGTGGAACAGTTAGAAAGGTTCATTCTGGTAGCACCATGAGAGACTACGTTCTTCGACACAAGTCATTTCacgtagaaaaaaaatttcgtACTTATGAATTAAAAGGATCTTCAAGAGGAGGAAAGGTTAATGGCCTGAGTGGTTTAGTCTTGGATAAAAAACTTAAATCTGTGTCAGAATCTTCTACCATAAACTTAAAGAGTGCATCCTTACAGATAAGTAAGGCAATGGGCATTGATACTACTCAAGACAATATTAATGTTAACTTCTCCAGTAATGCTGGGACTTCTACCTCCACTGCATTTAGCCCGGTGGATTCTTCTAATGCTGTTTGTAGATCAACCAATACTTCATTTGCAATAAATGCAGCACATACTATACCTTTATTCAGTTGTCCAGCTTCATTATCAGCTACCAATACAGAtctttctctctcattgtcttcaAAAATCAAGCCTTCTACGGAATCTGTCTGCAGTAATAATGAAGCACCTAATAGTAGTTATATGGGAATACcgtataataatattaagtcCCCAAGGCAGTGGATACCACAGGATGGAAAGGATGAGATGCTTTTAAAACTGTTTCCAAGGGTTCAGGAGCTGCAAAATCAGCTTCAAGAATGGACAGAGTGGGCCAATCAGAAGGTTATGCAAGCTGCTTGTCGTCTGAGTAAGGAAAAGGCTGAGCTTCAGACACTAAGGCAAGAGAAAGAGGAAGTTGAACGTCTAAAAAAAGAGAAGCAATCTCTAGAGGAAAATACCTTGAAGAAGCTTTCTGAGATGGAAAATGCCCTGTGTAAAGTTAGTGGGCAGGTAGAGCGAGCTAATGCCGCTGTCCGGAAGCTCGAAGTGGAGAAGGCTGCATTGAGGAAAGAGATGGAGGCTGCTAAGATACATGCCACAGAAACCGCTGCAAGCTGTCAAGAGGTCTCAAGGAGGGAAAAGAAGGCACAAATAAAGTTTCAGTCATGGGAAAAGCAGAAATCCTTCTTTAAGGAAGAGCTAacgattgaaaaacaaaaattggcTCAGCTGCTGCATGAATTAGAACAAGCTAGAGTGCAACAGGAGCAAGTTGAG GGTAGATGGCAGCAGGAAGCAAAGGCAAAGGAAGAACTTATCCTGCAGGCCAGTTCTATAAGAAAGGAAAGAGAACAAATTGAGGAATCAGGAAAGTCCAAGGAGGATGCGATCAAATTAAAAGCAGAGAGGAATCTGCAAAGTTACAGAGACGACATccaaaaacttgaaaaggaaATTTCCCAACTAAGACTGAAGACTGACTCTTCAAAAATTGCTACACTGAGGATGGGCATTGATGGATGCTATGCCAGAAAATTCTTGGACATAAAAAATGGCACTGCTCAGAAGGAACCCTGGGCTTCTTTCATCTCAGAACTAGTCATTGACCACTCAGCAACTGGCAGTGTAAAACGGGAACGAGAATGTGTGATGTGTCTTTCAGAGGAGATGTCTGTTGTATTCCTCCCATGTGCTCATCAGGTTGTTTGCACACCATGTAATGAGCTCCATGAGAAGCAGGGTATGCAAGATTGTCCTTCTTGCAGGAGCCCTATCCAACAGCGTATTGCTGTGCGCTTTCCACgctattga
- the LOC114393782 gene encoding pyruvate, phosphate dikinase, chloroplastic-like: MSSIVKGIFIRSTADVCKNSMVLKKQSEIVGRRSTRVQWQLHLRSKSNTWKRGSRRSYQPPIRGQAILTPATPPTTKKRVFTFGKGRSEGNKAMKSLLGGKGANLAEMATIGLSVPPGLTISTEACQEYQQNGKKLPDGLWEEVLEGLQFVENEMGAILGNPLKPLLLSVRSGAAISMPGMMDTVLNLGLNDEVVAGLAAKSGERFAYDSYRRFLDMFGDVVMDIPHSLFEEKLEKLKHTKGVKLDTDLTTYDLKDLVEQYKNVYLEARGEKFPSDPKKQLELAVKAVFNSWDSPRAIKYRSINQITGLKGTAVNIQSMVFGNMGNTSGTGVLFTRNPSTGENKLYGEFLINAQGEDVVAGIRTPEDLEVMKSCMPDAYKELEGNCEILEKHYKDMMDIEFTVQENRLWMLQCRSGKRTGKGAFKIAVDMVNEGLVDIRSAIKMVEPQHLDQLLHPQFEDPSTYKDKVIAVGLPASPGAAVGQVVFTADDAEEWHAQGKSVILVRNETSPEDVGGMHAATGILTARGGMTSHAAVVARGWGKCCVSGCSDILVNDAEKVFVVGDKVIGEGEWISLNGSTGEVILGKQPLSPPALSDDLEIFMSWADEIRHLKVMANADTPEDAVTARQNGAQGIGLCRTEHMFFASDERIKAVRMMIMAVTPEQRKAALDLLLPYQRSDFEGIFRAMDGLPVTIRLLDPPLHEFLPEGDLEHIVRELTSDTGMKEEEIFSRIEKLSEVNPMLGFRGCRLGISYPELTEMQARAIFQAAVSVSNHGITVHPEIMVPLIGTPQELRHQVNLIRNVADKVLSEMGSSLSYKVGTMIEVPRAALVADEIAKEAEFFSFGTNDLTQMTFGYSRDDVGKFLPIYLSGGILQHDPFEVLDQKGVGQLIKICTEKGRAARPNLKVGICGEHGGEPSSVAFFAEIGLDYVSCSPFRVPIARLAAAQVAV, from the exons ATGTCTTCCATAGTGAAAGGCATATTCATAAGGAGCACAGCGGATGTGTGCAAgaatagcatggttttgaagaAGCAGAGCGAAATTGTAGGGAGGAGAAGCACAAGAGTGCAGTGGCAGTTGCATCTTAgatcaaaatcaaacacatGGAAGAGAGGTAGTAGGAGATCATATCAGCCTCCAATACGTGGCCAGGCCATCCTTACCCCAGCAACACCACCAACCACCAAAAAG CGGGTATTCACTTTTGGCAAAGGTAGAAGTGAAGGAAACAAGGCCATGAAGTCCTTG TTGGGAGGAAAGGGAGCCAACCTTGCAGAAATGGCAACCATTGGCTTATCTGTGCCTCCTGGACTCACTATATCAACAGAAGCATGCCAAGAGTATCAACAAAATGGAAAGAAGCTACCAGATGGCTTGTGGGAGGAGGTACTTGAAGGCTTGCAATTTGTAGAGAATGAAATGGGAGCCATTCTTGGGAATCCTTTAAAACCTCTTCTCCTCTCTGTGCGCTCTGGTGCTGCG ATTTCCATGCCTGGGATGATGGACACAGTTCTCAACTTAGGATTGAATGATGAAGTGGTTGCTGGGTTGGCAGCAAAAAGTGGAGAGCGGTTTGCTTATGATTCTTATAGACGTTTCTTAGACATGTTTGGAGATGTT GTTATGGACATTCCACACTCGTTATTTGAGGAGAAGTTAGAAAAGCTAAAGCATACAAAAGGTGTTAAACTTGACACTGATCTAACAACTTATGATCTCAAAGATCTAGTTGAGCAGTACAAGAATGTCTACCTTGAAGCCAGAGGAGAAAAGTTTCCCTCAG ATCCAAAGAAGCAGTTAGAACTGGCTGTTAAAGCTGTTTTTAATTCTTGGGATAGCCCAAGGGCTATTAAGTATCGGAGCATTAATCAAATAACTGGGCTAAAGGGAACTGCTGTAAACATTCAGTCCATGGTGTTTGGTAACATGGGGAACACTTCCGGAACTGGCGTCCTTTTCACTAGAAATCCAAGCACTGGTGAAAACAAACTTTATGGCGAATTTCTAATTAATGCTCAG GGAGAGGATGTAGTTGCTGGAATCAGGACACCTGAAGATTTGGAGGTCATGAAATCTTGCATGCCAGATGCTTATAAGGAACTTGAGGGGAACTGTGAAATTCTAGAGAAACATTACAAGGATATGATG GATATCGAATTCACTGTCCAAGAAAATAGGTTGTGGATGTTGCAATGTCGAAGCGGAAAACGTACTGGTAAAGGTGCATTCAAAATAGCTGTAGATATGGTTAATGAGGGGCTTGTTGATATTCGTTCTGCAATCAAGATGGTAGAGCCACAGCATCTTGATCAACTTCTCCACCCACAG TTTGAGGATCCATCTACTTACAAGGATAAAGTGATCGCCGTTGGTTTGCCTGCATCCCCTGGAGCCGCAGTAGGGCAGGTTGTATTCACTGCTGATGATGCTGAAGAATGGCATGCACAAGGAAAGAGTGTCATCTTG GTGAGGAATGAGACTAGTCCAGAGGATGTTGGGGGTATGCATGCAGCTACTGGAATCTTGACAGCTAGAGGTGGTATGACATCTCATGCTGCTGTTGTAGCCCGTGGATGGGGAAAGTGTTGTGTGTCTGGTTGCTCTGACATCCTTGTAAATGATGCTGAGAAG GTGTTTGTAGTTGGGGATAAGGTGATAGGAGAAGGAGAATGGATCTCACTGAATGGATCTACAGGTGAGGTGATACTGGGAAAGCAGCCACTTTCTCCTCCGGCTCTAagtgatgatttggaaattttcatGTCTTGGGCTGATGAAATAAGGCATCTGAAG GTTATGGCGAATGCTGACACACCTGAAGATGCAGTAACAGCTAGACAAAATGGTGCCCAAGGAATTGGACTTTGCAGGACAGAACATATG TTTTTTGCTTCAGACGAGAGGATAAAGGCTGTGAGAATGATGATAATGGCAGTTACACCGGAGCAGAGAAAAGCTGCACTGGACCTGTTGCTACCTTATCAAAGATCAGATTTTGAGGGGATCTTTCGTGCAATGGATGGTCTGCCAGTAACAATCCGATTGTTAGATCCTCCACTTCATGAATTTCTTCCAGAGGGTGACCTTGAACACATTGTCAGGGAACTAACTTCTGACACAggaatgaaagaagaagaaatcttctCAAGGATAGAAAAACTATCAGAAGTGAATCCCATGCTTGGTTTTCGTGGCTGCAG GTTGGGAATATCATACCCAGAACTGACTGAGATGCAGGCCCGTGCAATCTTTCAGGCTGCTGTTTCAGTGAGTAACCATGGCATTACAGTTCATCCAGAGATAATGGTTCCACTTATCGGTACACCTCAG GAATTAAGGCATCAAGTGAATTTAATAAGGAATGTTGCTGATAAAGTGTTGTCTGAGATGGGTTCTTCTTTAAGCTATAAGGTTGGAACTATGATTGAAGTTCCAAGGGCTGCACTAGTTGCAGATGAG ATTGCAAAGGAAGCAGAGTTCTTTTCGTTTGGAACCAATGACCTTACTCAAATGACGTTTGGATATAGTAGAGATGATGTTGGCAAATTTCTTCCTATATACCTATCTGGTGGGATTCTGCAGCATGATCCATTCGAG GTACTTGACCAAAAAGGTGTGGGTCAACTCATCAAGATATGCACAGAAAAGGGTCGTGCTGCTAGGCCAAACTTAAAG GTTGGAATATGCGGAGAGCATGGCGGGGAGCCTTCTTCGGTTGCATTTTTTGCTGAAATTGGACTTGACTATGTTTCATGTTCTCCTTTTAG GGTTCCAATAGCTAGGCTTGCAGCAGCTCAAGTTGCAGTTTAA
- the LOC114393783 gene encoding uncharacterized protein LOC114393783: MGWESFVVVHNIAKRHNVGTLARSATAFGVSELILVGRRDFNCFGSHGSSSHLRFRHFHSLQDARKFLKDKDFDICGVEITTDSLPVNQHPFTKSTAFLLGNEGTGLSPKEIEICDFFVYIPQYGGGTASLNVTVAASIVLHHFGVWAGFTERSRDGNKFVVAERPVKQGGRNYCTETEDSIIEERKARRENAANGFFDETESGNSSSNLLDALFVDG; this comes from the exons ATGGGGTGGGAGAGCTTCGTGGTGGTGCACAACATAGCAAAGAGGCACAACGTGGGAACACTTGCTCGCAGTGCCACCGCGTTCGGCGTATCAGAACTCATCCTCGTTGGTCGAAGAGATTTCAACTGTTTCGGGAGCCATGGGTCCTCCTCCCACCTCCGATTTCGACACTTCCACTCCCTCCAAGACGCTCGCAAATTCCTCAAAGACAAAGACTTTGATATTTGCGGCGTTGAGATCACAACCGATTCTCTCCCCGTAAATCAACACCCTTTTACTAAGAGCACTGCATTCCTACTCGGCAACGAG GGCACTGGTCTTTCTCCTAAGGAAATTGAGATATGCGACTTTTTCGTCTATATCCCTCAATATGGCGGTGGCACTGCTTCCTTGAATGTTACTGTAGCTGCTTCCATTGTTCTCCATCATTTCGGAG TTTGGGCAGGTTTTACTGAGAGATCTCGTGATGGAAATAAATTTGTTGTGGCTGAGAGACCCGTAAAACAGGGTGGACGTAATTACTGCACTGAAACAGAGGATTCTATCATTGAAGAGCGGAAAGCTAGAAGAGAAAATGCTGCCAATGGTTTCTTTGATGAGACTGAGAGTGGCAATTCATCTTCAAACCTCCTTGATGCATTATTTGTTGATGGTTGA
- the LOC114393875 gene encoding uncharacterized protein LOC114393875 — MGTQILRPQDCFVERIMSPPADFSRRRSSGNYCNYYYHSNHVATSRSCRKPVARPDKKKRVVPASGMPLVAETSAAVFRRPSSDDSRVARSNGLEKVTILRRGQSLDSAVKSDVYAGSAFAVSPSPEALPLPSFSTKKQASAAVDDSATRDLRRLLRLE, encoded by the coding sequence ATGGGAACCCAGATTTTGCGGCCTCAGGACTGTTTCGTAGAACGAATCATGTCTCCTCCCGCTGACTTTTCCCGGCGGAGGAGTTCCGGTAACTACTGTAATTATTATTACCACAGCAACCATGTTGCCACTTCCAGGTCGTGCCGGAAGCCGGTTGCCCGACCCGATAAAAAGAAACGGGTTGTTCCGGCTTCTGGCATGCCGCTGGTGGCGGAGACCTCGGCGGCGGTGTTTAGGAGACCGAGCAGTGATGATTCCAGGGTGGCGAGGAGCAATGGTTTGGAGAAGGTGACGATTCTACGGAGGGGCCAGTCGCTCGATTCGGCTGTGAAGAGCGACGTGTACGCCGGATCGGCGTTCGCTGTGTCTCCGTCGCCGGAAGCGCTTCCTCTGCCGTCTTTTTCGACGAAGAAGCAGGCCTCGGCGGCGGTTGATGACTCCGCCACGCGAGATCTGAGGCGTCTGCTCCGGCTCGAATGA
- the LOC114392107 gene encoding probable protein phosphatase 2C 35: MGCVHGKCCCGDSSSSDDGSRDYRELDFINGHRKNVLAQRSLKHVPVPSHNFILEYTFLTQRGYYPDSPDKENQDSFCITTQLQSNPNVHFFGVYDGHGQFGSQCSNFVKDRLVEKLSNDPALLEDPAQAYNSAFVATNQELRSTSEIDDSMSGTTAITVLVIGDTLYVANVGDSRAVLAVKDGNHIVAQDLSSDQTPFRRDEYQRVKLCGARVLSVDQVEGLKDPDIQHWGDEESWGGDPPRLWVPNGMYPGTAFTRSIGDSLAETVGVIAIPEVKAVQLTPNHLFFVVASDGIFEFLTSQTVVDMAASYMDPHDACAAIAEKSYKLWLELENRTDDITIIIVQIKGLSNSGTSGVGSDEINGGTVMNFRTGTPEISATPGSNVYCSVRTSFSDLHSGQDAASVTSAVIEVHSPACPRPIE, encoded by the exons ATGGGTTGTGTCCATGGCAAGTGTTGCTGTGGTGACAGTTCTTCATCAGATGATGGTTCTAGGGATTACCGAGAACTTGACTTCATTAATGGCCACAGGAAGAACGTGCTCGCTCAGCGGTCATTGAAGCATGTTCCTGTTCCTTCCCACAACTTCATTTTGGAATACACTTTTCTCACTCAGCGGGGGTACTACCCTGACTCACCTGATAAAGAAAACCAAGATAGTTTCTGCATTACTACACAACTCCAAAGTAACCCCAATGTCCATTTCTTTGGTGTCTATGATGGGCATGGCCAATTTGGTAGCCAGTGTTCCAATTTCGTTAAGGATAGGTTGGTAGAGAAGTTGTCAAATGACCCTGCATTGTTGGAGGACCCTGCTCAGGCTTACAATTCTGCATTCGTGGCAACGAATCAAGAATTGCGTAGTACTAGTGAGATTGATGATTCTATGAGTGGCACCACCGCGATTACGGTGCTTGTTATTGGTGACACTCTTTATGTTGCTAATGTTGGTGATTCAAGAGCGGTGCTGGCCGTTAAGGATGGCAATCACATTGTTGCCCAGGACTTGTCCTCTGACCAGACGCCATTTCGGAGAGATGAATATCAGAGAGTGAAACTTTGTGGGGCAAGGGTGTTGAGTGTTGATCAAGTGGAAGGGCTAAAGGATCCAGATATCCAGCATTGGGGTGATGAAGAGAGTTGGGGTGGTGATCCTCCTAGATTGTGGGTTCCTAATGGGATGTATCCTGGAACTGCATTTACAAGGAGTATAGGGGATAGTTTGGCGGAGACTGTTGGTGTCATTGCTATTCCGGAGGTGAAAGCGGTTCAGCTTACACCTAATCATCTTTTCTTTGTTGTGGCAAGTGATGGCATATTTGAATTCCTGACAAGCCAAACTGTTGTTGATATG GCAGCAAGCTATATGGATCCTCATGATGCATGTGCAGCTATTGCAGAGAAGTCGTATAAACTATGGTTGGAACTTGAGAACAGAACAGATGATATAACAATCATCATTGTTCAGATCAAAGGTCTTTCTAAT TCAGGTACATCTGGAGTTGGATCAGATGAGATCAATGGTGGTACTGTAATGAATTTCAGGACAGGAACTCCTGAGATATCTGCTACCCCTGGATCTAATGTTTATTGTTCAGTCAGAACCAGTTTCTCTGATTTGCACTCCGGTCAGGATGCGGCTTCAGTGACGAGTGCAGTCATAGAGGTTCACTCTCCAGCATGTCCAAGACCAATTGAATGA
- the LOC114393784 gene encoding protein DMP2-like, whose protein sequence is MAADNPTRKTNSTSKNGGKGVTNTTFSAFGSLIKLLPTGTVFVFQFLNPVVTNSGECNATNKWLSSIVLVACGLSCAFSSFTDSYIGSDNQRHYGIVTPKGLWPFSEPEKSKSVDKLWLGDFVRAALSLLVFAVLGLLDTNTVHCFYPGFEVTQKSLLQVLPTAIGVFAGGVFMIFPDKRNGIGYPLNSNSDSNHTSNISDETAPIDNA, encoded by the coding sequence atggcCGCAGACAATCcaactagaaaaacaaatagTACCAGCAAAAACGGAGGTAAAGGCGTGACAAACACGACATTCTCAGCATTTGGCAGCCTCATAAAGCTGCTCCCTACAGGCACTGTCTTCGTGTTCCAATTCCTAAACCCCGTTGTGACTAACAGCGGTGAATGCAACGCCACCAACAAGTGGCTCAGCAGCATTGTTCTCGTTGCATGCGGGTTGAGTTGCGCATTTTCTTCCTTCACCGATAGCTACATAGGCAGCGACAACCAGAGGCATTACGGCATCGTAACCCCCAAGGGACTGTGGCCTTTTTCCGAACCAGAAAAGTCCAAGTCCGTTGACAAACTCTGGTTGGGTGACTTCGTGCGTGCTGCGTTATCGTTGTTAGTGTTCGCGGTGTTGGGGCTGTTGGACACCAACACTGTGCACTGCTTCTACCCCGGCTTTGAGGTTACTCAGAAAAGTCTGCTTCAGGTGCTCCCCACGGCTATTGGGGTTTTTGCAGGTGGGGTTTTCATGATTTTCCCCGACAAGCGAAATGGAATTGGATACCCTTTGAATTCTAATTCTGATTCTAATCACACCTCTAATATATCTGATGAAACCGCCCCGATTGACAATGCTTAG